Proteins encoded in a region of the Tripterygium wilfordii isolate XIE 37 chromosome 21, ASM1340144v1, whole genome shotgun sequence genome:
- the LOC119989994 gene encoding LOW QUALITY PROTEIN: non-symbiotic hemoglobin 2 (The sequence of the model RefSeq protein was modified relative to this genomic sequence to represent the inferred CDS: deleted 1 base in 1 codon) gives MGFTEKQEAMVKESWEVLKQNIPENSLRFFTLILEIAPAAKDMFSFLKDSKEVPQNNAKLKAHAVMVFKMVKIQLHEKGDVVVADRTLKHLGSIHLKKGVIDPHFEVVKEALLRTIQGAVGEKWSDEMGQAWTEAYDQLAAAMKAQMKQDPASTN, from the exons ATGGGTTTTACAGAAAAGCAAGAAGCCATGGTGAAGGAATCC TGGGAGGTCTTGAAGCAAAACATCCCTGAAAACAGCCTACGCTTCTTCACCTT GATTTTGGAGATTGCACCGGCTGCGAAAGACATGTTTTCCTTCCTCAAAGACTCCAAGGAAGTCCCACAGAACAATGCAAAGCTGAAAGCTCATGCTGTTATGGTTTTTAAAATGGTGA AAATTCAACTCCATGAGAAAGGTGACGTAGTAGTGGCTGATAGAACTCTCAAACACTTGGGATCTATCCATCTTAAAAAAGGTGTCATTGACCCCCATTTTGAG GTGGTGAAAGAGGCACTCCTTAGAACAATCCAGGGGGCAGTTGGGGAGAAATGGAGTGATGAGATGGGTCAAGCTTGGACTGAAGCCTATGACCAATTGGCTGCAGCCATGAAGGCCCAGATGAAACAAGACCCTGCTTCTACTAATTAG
- the LOC119988036 gene encoding uncharacterized protein LOC119988036 produces the protein MFRFRKSHSDKHGERFDFKFSNFHALQVPKGWDKLYVSIISVETGGTNRSGKASVRNGSCRWTDTFLESVYFSENDDSKGSEECIFKLIVAMESSRSGILGETAINLAGYKSLKISASLSLPLKKCNHGTILQVNIQCLMPITVVRIEQWKDTASYTEEVNVDYDDMDYKSDVSDSTITRSIGSTSSNHIDSLSLPGDLFSKDYSFSQHRVHVIADSVEGSFDRESYSPRSDLTGSMNGAIARKNFTGSFSASSYGSCFNSSPRMNHLPFNSKVSVSGGRSQNPRDYHNQAPTTVAPSPFQNTGSTNDLEAATIKTGELRAEARMWEQNARKLMSNVEELQKQLSDQVKHQETLNIAFSASREECEGLRHEVKQLKIMLEESKSKNNGPEILKFPAQDLGNIQELKCELKFQQDSNASLAMQLQKTQESNIELFSILQELELTIEEQKVQIANLSKTQLEYEGAENYSYGYEAKEEANQSKRVMAKSMKRVSWASDVKDHTNEYQLRNLNEDSAPDDNRNIEFQQQQLWESLENLKCKIQLLEKSLVEKDQEIEIERDRKMQALKDCEAKWRGRVVVEEEKIIILEAKLSEALNLQVSFENGDNCNLVKDIDDLKQKVQELETDCNELTDENLELALKLKESKRDLKTCSSCSNSLSNKRPEEERSLH, from the exons ATGTTTAGGTTTCGTAAGAGCCATTCTGATAAACATGGAGAACGATTCGATTTCAAGTTTTCGAACTTTCACGCTCTTCAG GTTCCAAAAGGATGGGACAAGCTTTATGTGTCCATCATCTCTGTAGAAACAGGAGGAACTAACAGGTCTGGGAAAGCATCTGTAAGGAATGGTAGTTGTAGATGGACAGACACCTTTTTGGAGTCTGTATATTTTTCCGAGAATGATGATTCAAAAGGGAGTGAAGAATGCATTTTCAAGCTTATTGTCGCCATG GAATCTTCAAGATCAGGCATCCTTGGAGAGACCGCGATTAATTTGGCTGGTTACAAAAGCTTGAAAATTTCTGCTTCTCTGTCCTTACCcttgaagaaatgcaaccatGGGACCATCTTACAA GTCAATATTCAGTGTCTAATGCCAATAACAGTGGTCAG GATTGAGCAGTGGAAAGACACAGCTTCATATACAGAGGAAGTGAATGTTGACTATGATGATATGGATTACAAATCAGATGTTTCTGACAGTACAATCACTAGGAGCATTGGATCTACTTCTAGTAACCACATAGACAGCTTATCTCTGCCAGGAGATCTATTTAGCAAG GACTATAGTTTCTCTCAACATCGGGTTCACGTCATAGCTGACTCTGTGGAGGGTTCCTTTGACAGGGAAAGTTATTCCCCTCGAAGTGACTTAACTGGTTCTATGAACGGTGCGATTGCAAGAAAAAATTTCACTGGTTCCTTCAGTGCTTCTTCTTatggatcttgttttaatagTTCTCCTCGAATGAATCATTTGCCCTTCAATTCAAAGGTTTCAGTTTCAGGTGGCCGCTCTCAGAATCCAAGAGATTATCATAATCAGGCTCCAACCACTGTTGCACCATCACCATTCCAAAATACTGGTTCAACTAATGACCTAGAAGCTGCTACCATTAAAACTGGAGAGCTTCGAGCAGAAGCTAGAATGTGGGAACAAAATGCTCGAAAATTAATGAGCAATGTGGAAGAATTGCAGAAGCAACTGTCAGACCAAGTAAAGCACCAGGAAACTCTCAATATCGCTTTTTCGGCATCACGTGAAGAATGTGAGGGTTTGAGGCATGAAGTCAAACAACTCAAAATTATGTTAGAAGAATCAAAGTCGAAAAATAATGGCCCTGAGATCCTTAAGTTTCCGGCACAGGATCTAGGTAATATCCAGGAATTAAAATGTGAGCTAAAGTTTCAGCAGGATTCAAATGCTAGCTTGGCTATGCAGCTGCAGAAAACCCAAGAGTCAAATATTGAGCTCTTTTCAATTCTTCAGGAACTGGAGTTGACCATAGAGGAGCAGAAAGTACAAATTGCCAATCTCTCAAAAACACAACTGGAATATGAAGGTGCAGAAAACTATAGTTATGGATATGAAGCCAAAGAGGAAGCAAACCAGAGCAAGCGAGTTATGGCCAAAAGCATGAAGAGGGTCTCTTGGGCTTCAGATGTTAAAGATCATACCAATGAATATCAATTAAGAAATCTGAATGAAGATTCTGCACCTGATGATAACCGGAACATAGAATTCCAGCAGCAGCAGTTGTGGGAATCCCTAGAGAATTTGAAGTGTAAAATTCAACTTCTAGAGAAGTCTCTGGTGGAAAAAGATCAGGAGATAGAGATTGAAAGAGATCGCAAAATGCAAGCTCTAAAAGACTGCGAGGCTAAATGGAGGGGTCGAGTAGTTGTCGAAGAGGAAAAAATCATCATTTTGGAAGCAAAGCTATCTGAAGCCTTAAACCTGCAAGTcagttttgagaatggagacaATTGCAATTTAGTTAAAGATATTGATGATTTAAAACAGAAGGTCCAGGAGCTTGAGACAGATTGCAATGAGCTTACTGATGAAAATCTTGAACTTGCATTGAAGCTTAAAGAATCGAAAAGGGATCTTAAGACATGCAGTTCTTGTAGTAATTCTTTATCAAATAA AAGAcctgaagaagaaagaagccTACATTGA
- the LOC119988433 gene encoding centrosome-associated protein CEP250-like codes for MPCEDLEEKCANLELQRQALTDRTCHLDAELSKYRARSEEQGRKIFVLQGELKSLQKEETKSKNHISLLSHAAMEMSETLSDLHEQIQLSTANIEKQHYALYSSANIKCDCGLHMSQSETIEGQALITQKKHADIILKDFIQLQQLFEKKVTKCDDELQHSEAVRARLDSADEIQNNLESCDVENNLATSNHKFKRLQVEPEVTDFSMEIFDKISEVNSLKAENLKKEEEIQALRDFQRERESQIFIPQEKNQMEKDVGTTVKEGTTIASKTLDSSQSEIVELTDCLNSWVSPDKIIARESSNLEGSRHELEAHLSELEEENLKYVERIHIMESHSRYLIEERDSSLLELQNSRSFAMNLQGEIRKMEIEMEAQKVDLKQKVDDMKRRWLEAQEESKCLKIENSKLQGTAESLVEEGSLLQKSNIELRRQKMDLQYQYTVLQVELRESEKVLSHMRQEVEALEEKYTSFLEEIASKEKAINLELDVLVHENKTQKEKLVLEESRLNQMYLLKTVEVEKLQEEVASLTGKMSKTHYDKERTASEAVLEASHLLANNIILEAALQEARGKLKLSESSLSAIRMEYETQLSKLGCELAASKQDHEILMADREKLLNLLEDVKSNEEKQKSVVRGLELKLKSSEYESLELAEKISDLTVQLQKTTLLWDEVLALKRSLIEIRLENERKGASLQMLTSDYEKLKAEKIIFLEKISEMQKAVSELDDCKCSKIALEEKVLQLEGDFSARHTLHPQDAQLKIELAQMKRANSELQRKTESLEEEKNDYLKRVQALEDDVEQKKEVKHDQTVSQNVDNQENCNTRSSPIMGVDPLLKIQILEDKLADAMEANDLYKIQLQRLLSEGEATKKNAFEDNGSSSIERDLKDMQERYFHISLKYAELQAERDQLALKLRSVSSNGRKWFL; via the exons ATGCCATGTGAAGATCTTGAAGAGAAGTGTGCAAACCTGGAGCTCCAGCGACAAGCTTTAACAGACAGAACTTGTCACCTTGATGCTGAGCTGTCTAAATATCGTGCCAGGTCAGAAGAGCAGGGAAGGAAGATTTTTGTCTTGCAAGGAGAATTAAAAAGTCTCCAAAAAGAGGAAACAAAGTCTAAGAACCATATTTCACTTTTGTCACATGCTGCCATGGAAATGTCTGAAACATTGTCTGATTTGCACGAACAGATTCAACTATCTACAGCCAACATAGAGAAGCAACATTATGCCCTTTATTCATCTGCAAACATCAAATGTGACTGTGGTTTGCATATGTCACAGTCAGAGACTATAGAAGGCCAAGCTTTGATTACTCAGAAGAAGCATGCCGATATTATCTTGAAAGATTTTATCCAGCTGCAGCAATTGTTTGAAAAGAAGGTTACTAAGTGTGATGATGAACTACAACATAGTGAAGCAGTCAGAGCAAGATTGGACAGTGCTGATGAAATCCAGAACAATTTGGAGAGTTGCGATGTAGAGAATAATTTAGCCACTTCCAATCACAAATTTAAGAGACTACAAGTGGAACCTGAGGTTACAGATTTCAGCATGGAAATATTTGACAAAATATCGGAGGTAAACAGTCTTAAGGCTGAAAACttgaaaaaggaagaagagattcAAGCTCTAAGAGATTTCCAGAGGGAGCGGGAAAGTCAAATATTCATTCCTCAGGAGAAAAACCAGATGGAGAAAGATGTAGGAACAACGGTCAAAGAAGGTACCACCATTGCCTCTAAGACCTTAGACAGTTCGCAGAGTGAAATAGTGGAGCTTACTGACTGTTTGAATTCCTGGGTCTCACCCGATAAAATTATTGCAAGGGAATCATCGAATCTAGAAGGCAGCAGACATGAACTGGAAGCGCATTTATCTGAACTGGAAGAAGAAAATCTAAAGTATGTTGAAAGGATACATATCATGGAATCGCATTCTAGATATTTGATTGAGGAAAGGGATTCGAGTCTTTTGGAACTACAAAATTCAagatcttttgcaatgaatcTTCAGGGTGAGATTAGAAAGATGGAAATTGAAATGGAGGCACAAAAGGTTGATCTGAAACAGAAGGTGGATGACATGAAAAGGCGATGGTTAGAAGCTCAAGAAGAAAGCAAGTGTCTAAAAATAGAAAACTCAAAATTACAAGGCACAGCTGAAAGTCTAGTTGAAGAGGGTAGTTTGCTTCAGAAATCAAATATCGAGCTGAGGAGGCAAAAAATGGATCTACAATATCAGTATACAGTCTTGCAAGTTGAACTACGAGAATCAGAAAAGGTTCTTTCTCACATGCGACAGGAAGTTGAAGCTCTTGAAGAAAAATATACTTCGTTCCTCGAAGAAATTGCTTCAAAAGAGAAAGCTATAAACTTAGAACTAGATGTGCTTGTTCATGAGAACAAAACACAGAAAGAGAAACTTGTTTTAGAAGAGAGCCGTTTGAATCAGATGTACTTACTAAAGACAGTTGAAGTCGAAAAACTTCAGGAAGAAGTTGCAAGCCTCACTGGAAAGATGTCCAAGACTCATTATGATAAGGAGAGAACAGCTTCGGAAGCTGTACTTGAAGCGTCTCATTTACTTGCAAATAATATTATTCTTGAAGCTGCTCTGCAGGAAGCCCGGGGTAAGCTTAAATTATCTGAGAGCAGCCTCAGTGCCATCCGAATGGAATATGAAACACAGCTATCTAAGCTTGGATGTGAGCTAGCTGCTTCCAAGCAGGACCATGAAATTCTCATGGCCGACCGTGAAAAGCTATTGAATTTGTTGGAAGATGTGAAATCCAAcgaagaaaagcaaaaaagcgTGGTTAGGGGGCTTGAGTTGAAACTTAAATCTTCTGAATATGAGAGCCTAGAACTAGCGGAAAAGATTTCTGACCTTACAGTTCAATTGCAGAAGACGACACTGCTTTGGGATGAAGTTTTGGCTCTTAAGAGATCTCTAATTGAGATCAGattagaaaatgaaagaaagggCGCTTCATTGCAGATGCTAACAAGTGATTATGAAAAATTGAAGGCTGAAAAGATCATATTTCTTGAAAAGATTTCTGAAATGCAGAAGGCAGTATCTGAATTAGATGATTGCAAATGCAGTAAAATTGCCCTCGAGGAAAAAGTATTGCAGCTGGAAGGTGATTTTAGTGCAAGACATACATTACATCCCCAGGATGCTCAGCTGAAAATTGAGCTTGCTCAGATGAAGAGAGCAAACAGCGAATTACAGAGGAAGACAGAAAGCCTTGAAGAGGAGAAGAACGATTACCTGAAGAGAGTTCAAGCTTTGGAGGATGACGTAGAGCAAAAGAAAGAAGTAAAACATGATCAAACTGTGTCCCAAAAT GTTGACAACCAAGAAAATTGTAATACTAGAAGTTCTCCAATTATGGGAGTTGATCCTCTTTTGAAGATCCAGATACTAGAAGATAAACTAGCCGATGCTATGGAGGCAAATGACTTGTACAAAATCCAGCTTCAGAG GTTGTTATCTGAAGGTGAAGCAACAAAGAAAAATGCATTTGAGGACAATGGTTCTTCATCAATTGAACGAGATTTGAAAGACATGCAAGAGCGTTACTTCCACATAAGCCTTAAGTATGCAGAGTTACAAGCTGAACGTGATCAACTTGCTCTCAAGCTCAGGTCAGTAAGCAGCAATGGAAGGAAGTGGTTTTTATGA
- the LOC119988434 gene encoding histone H2B.2-like produces the protein MAQKAVKKPAEKAPAAAEKNPRAEKKLPKEAPSSVDKKKKKAKKSVETYKIYIFKVLKQVHPDIGISSKAMGIMNSFINDIFEKLAQESARLARYNKKPTITSREIQTAVRLVLPGELAKHAVSEGTKAVTKFTSS, from the coding sequence ATGGCACAAAAGGCGGTGAAGAAGCCGGCGGAGAAGGCACCAGCGGCGGCAGAGAAGAATCCGCGGGCGGAGAAGAAATTGCCGAAGGAGGCGCCGTCGTCAGtcgataagaagaagaagaaggccaAGAAGAGCGTGGAGACTTACAAGATCTACATATTCAAGGTCTTGAAGCAGGTGCATCCAGATATCGGGATCTCAAGCAAGGCGATGGGGATCATGAACAGCTTCATCAACGATATATTCGAGAAGCTCGCGCAAGAGTCTGCAAGACTCGCTCGCTACAACAAGAAGCCCACCATCACTTCTCGCGAGATCCAGACTGCTGTGAGGCTTGTTCTCCCCGGTGAGCTTGCAAAGCACGCCGTCTCTGAAGGTACTAAGGCTGTTACCAAGTTCACTAGTTCTTAA
- the LOC119989365 gene encoding uncharacterized protein LOC119989365 translates to MTDTQQLQQKPESTDDPCSDFERGVEELMRGHLENCMPFASCSSPRNPDDEEDEGDQLVRRRRRSDLEGDDLAESSAARRRHSRILSRWAARQAQEMITTIERRNRESELMALAGLHTVSMLDSSFLRESQSPTSRRQGAVERPSAQASTILQMWRELEDEHVLNRARERVRERLRQHRNVELNTNSSIMNMSESNGSEIQGSLRDSTESENDYGTWTHGHIGTQNEREDNNGSSREQSPDLGDVERERVRQIVRGWMESGIGNEMSNVSQRNGSPRAEWLGETERERVRIIREQVQMTSQQRGSRGGQRVVQAAVVDRQDDQVREGSVTDQDEGQPEHIHRDLLRLRGRQAVVDLLVRIERERQRELQGLLEHRAVSDFAHRNRIQSLLRGRFLRNERPAEEERPPSVAASELVQLRQRHNVSGLREGFRSRLETIVRGQVTSNSDSTSNNDVNDSRNDWVQTNASQDVQVEINDESQPRSQGSDIHNLSEPTSHSLSNTTSDNMNWQETANQQDDWQEEITTAERDNWPESTYSQSNDWRDSNTEGINGNWQENSLNDWPQETPGNVDDRGNLPEVQGVWQETGLQEAVGNWSEGPSNPPRPRYRRFNRFHPPEDDNVYSMELRELLSRRSVSNLLRSGFRESLDQLIQSYVQRQGHAPIDWDLHRNMPTPAPASPERDEEQQRIERNVGQRDGTNRPSLVLPTPPVPPPQPLWHQDLHHSSWSRHSIHRSEMEWEMLSDLRADMARLQQGMNHMQRMLEACMDMQLELQRSVRQEVSAALNRSASEKGSSVETSDDGSNWGHVRKGTCCVCCDSHIDSLLYRCGHMCTCFKCASELVRGGGKCPLCRAPIVEVIRAYSIL, encoded by the exons ATGACGGATACTCAACAGCTACAACAAAAACCAGAATCTACTGATGATCCGTGTTCGGATTTTGAACGAGGAGTGGAGGAATTGATGCGTGGGCATTTGGAAAATTGTATGCCATTTGCGTCGTGTAGCTCTCCACGTAATCCTGATGATGAGGAGGACGAGGGTGATCAACTTgtgaggaggagaaggaggTCTGATCTTGAGGGTGATGACTTGGCAGAGTCTTCTGCGGCAAGACGGCGTCACTCACGGATTTTGAGCAGGTGGGCTGCCCGTCAGGCACAGGAGATGATTACCACTATTGAGAGGAGAAATCGTGAGTCTGAGCTGATGGCACTTGCAGGTTTGCACACAGTTTCAATGCTTGACTCTTCATTCTTGAGGGAGTCACAGTCCCCAACCTCAAGGCGGCAGGGGGCAGTGGAGAGGCCAAGCGCTCAGGCATCTACAATTTTGCAAATGTGGAGGGAGTTGGAGGATGAGCATGTGTTGAATAGGGCACGTGAGAGGGTGAGAGAGAGGTTGAGACAACATAGGAATGTTGAGTTGAATACCAATTCTTCGATTATGAATATGTCAGAGAGTAATGGGAGTGAGATTCAGGGAAGTTTGAGAGATTCTACTGAGAGTGAAAATGACTATGGCACGTGGACCCATGGTCATATTGGGACGCAGAATGAACGTGAGGATAATAATGGGTCTAGTAGGGAGCAGTCTCCTGATCTTGGTGATGTTGAGAGGGAGAGAGTTAGGCAGATTGTTCGTGGATGGATGGAGAGTGGCATTGGCAATGAAATGTCTAATGTCTCACAAAGGAATGGTAGTCCACGAGCAGAATGGCTTGGTGAAACCGAGCGTGAACGGGTCAGAATTATCAGGGAACAGGTTCAAATGACGAGTCAGCAGCGGGGATCTCGTGGTGGGCAGAGGGTGGTTCAAGCTGCTGTTGTCGATAGACAAGATGACCAAGTCCGCGAAGGGTCAGTTACGGACCAGGATGAAGGGCAGCCAGAGCACATTCATAGGGACTTGCTGAGGTTGCGTGGAAGGCAAGCTGTGGTTGATTTGCTTGTCAGGATTGAGAGGGAAAGGCAGAGAGAACTTCAAGGTTTATTGGAGCATCGCGCTGTCTCTGATTTTGCCCACCGAAACCGCATTCAG TCGTTACTGAGGGGTCGATTTTTGCGAAATGAGAGGCCTGCTGAAGAGGAGAGACCACCTTCAGTGGCTGCAAGCGAACTGGTTCAATTAAGACAACGCCACAATGTTTCTGGTTTAAG GGAAGGTTTCCGCTCCAGATTAGAAACTATTGTTCGTGGTCAAGTAACAAGCAATTCTGATTCCACATCAAACAATGATGTCAATGATTCGAGGAATGATTGGGTTCAAACAAACGCTTCACAAGATGTGCAAGTGGAAATTAATGACGAGTCACAACCTCGGAGTCAGGGGAGTGACATCCATAACTTGTCTGAGCCAACAAGCCACTCACTGAGCAACACAACCTCTGATAACATGAATTGGCAAGAAACCGCTAATCAGCAAGATGATTGGCAGGAAGAAATCACCACTGCTGAGAGAGATAACTGGCCAGAGTCTACCTACAGTCAGTCAAATGATTGGAGAGATAGTAATACCGAAGGTATCAATGGAAATTGGCAAGAAAATTCTCTTAATGATTGGCCTCAGGAAACTCCTGGAAATGTAGACGATCGGGGTAATCTGCCGGAAGTCCAGGGGGTTTGGCAAGAGACTGGCTTGCAGGAAGCTGTTGGAAATTGGTCAGAAGGGCCTTCCAACCCCCCAAGACCTCGGTATAGAAGATTCAATAGATTTCATCCTCCTGAAGATGATAATGTGTATAGCATGGAACTCAGGGAACTTCTTAGCAG GAGAAGTGTTTCCAACCTTCTGCGTAGTGGTTTCCGAGAAAGTCTGGACCAATTAATCCAGTCATATGTGCAAAGGCAAGGTCATGCTCCTATCGACTGGGATCTACATAGAAACATGCCAACACCAGCTCCTGCTTCACCAGAGCGGGATGAAGAGCAGCAGAGAATTGAACGAAATGTGGGTCAACGTGATGGCACTAATAGACCTTCACTGGTGCTGCCTACCCCACCAGTGCCTCCACCACAGCCATTGTGGCATCAGGATTTACATCATTCTAGTTGGTCTCGGCATAGCATTCATCGATCAGAGATG GAGTGGGAAATGCTCAGCGATCTGAGAGCAGACATGGCAAGACTTCAGCAAGGTATGAACCACATGCAGAGAATGTTGGAGGCCTGCATGGACATGCAGTTAGAGTTGCAGCGTTCTGTCAGACAGGAAGTCTCTGCAGCGCTGAATCGATCAGCCAGTGAAAAAG GGTCAAGTGTAGAAACGTCAGATGATGGATCTAATTGGGGTCATGTGAGGAAAGGGACATGCTGTGTTTGTTGTGATAGCCATATTGATTCTCTATTGTACAG ATGTGGCCACATGTGCACTTGTTTCAAATGTGCAAGTGAGTTGGTCCGTGGGGGAGGTAAGTGCCCGTTGTGTAGAGCACCAATCGTGGAAGTTATCCGAGCATACTCCATACTGTAA